The proteins below come from a single Jaculus jaculus isolate mJacJac1 chromosome 12, mJacJac1.mat.Y.cur, whole genome shotgun sequence genomic window:
- the Trim72 gene encoding tripartite motif-containing protein 72, producing the protein MSAAPGLLHQELSCPLCLQLFDAPVTAECGHTFCRACLDRMGGEPGADGTVPCPCCQAPTRPQALSTNLQLARLVEGLAQVPQGHCEEHLDPLSIYCEQDRALVCGVCASLGSHRGHRLLPAAEAHMRFKAQLPQQKMQLHEACMHKEKSLAVLEHQLTEVEETVRQFRGAVGDQLGKMRVFLAALEGSLDREAERVRGEAGVALRREMAGLNSYLEQLRQMEKVLEEVADKPQTEFLMKYCLVTSRLQKILSESPPPARLDIQLPIISDDFKFQVWKKMFRALMPALEELTFDPSSAHPSLVVSPSGRRVECSEQKAPPVGDDSRQFDKAVAVVAQQQLAAGEHYWEVEVGDKPRWALGVMAADAPRRGRLHAVPSQGLWLLGLRDGKVLEAHVEAKEPRALRAPERRPARVGLYLSFSDGVLAFYDASDADALEPLFAFHERLPGPVFPFFDVCWHDKGKNAQPLLLVGPGGEEA; encoded by the exons ATGTCCGCTGCACCGGGCCTCCTGCACCAGGAGCTGTCTTGCCCGCTGTGTCTGCAGCTATTTGACGCGCCCGTCACCGCCGAGTGTGGCCACACTTTCTGCCGCGCCTGCCTGGACCGCATGGGGGGCGAGCCTGGGGCGGATGGCACGGTGCCTTGTCCCTGCTGCCAGGCGCCCACGCGGCCTCAGGCGCTCAGCACTAACCTGCAGCTGGCGCGCCTGGTGGAGGGCCTGGCGCAGGTGCCCCAGGGCCACTGCGAGGAGCACCTGGACCCTCTGAGCATCTACTGCGAGCAGGACCGCGCCCTCGTGTGCGGTGTGTGCGCCTCTCTCGGTTCGCACCGCGGTCACCGTCTGCTGCCCGCCGCCGAGGCCCACATGCGCTTCAAG GCACAGCTCCCACAGCAGAAGATGCAGCTGCATGAGGCCTGTATGCACAAGGAGAAGAGCCTGGCTGTGCTAGAGCACCAGTTAACGGAGGTGGAG GAGACAGTGCGTCAATTCCGAGGAGCTGTTGGGGATCAACTGGGGAAAATGAGGGTGTTCCTGGCTGCACTAGAAGGCTCTTTGGACCGTGAGGCAGAACGAGTTCGGGGAGAGGCTGGTGTGGCCTTGCGGCGGGAGATGGCAGGCCTGAACTCTTATCTGGAGCAGCTGCGGCAGATGGAAAAGGTGCTAGAAGAGGTGGCCGACAAACCACAGACTGAGTTCCTTATG aAATATTGTCTGGTGACCAGCAG GCTGCAGAAGATCCTGTCAGAGTCACCACCACCCGCACGTCTGGACATCCAGCTGCCTATCATTTCAGATGACTTCAAATTCCAGGTGTGGAAGAAGATGTTCCGGGCTCTGATGCCAG CGCTGGAAGAGCTGACTTTCGACCCCAGCTCTGCGCACCCGAGCCTGGTGGTGTCCCCGTCGGGCCGCCGCGTGGAGTGCTCCGAGCAGAAGGCCCCGCCCGTGGGAGACGACTCGCGGCAGTTCGACAAGGCGGTGGCGGTGGTGGCCCAGCAGCAGCTGGCGGCCGGCGAGCACtactgggaggtggaggtgggcgACAAGCCGCGCTGGGCCCTGGGCGTGATGGCGGCCGACGCGCCGCGCCGCGGCCGGCTGCACGCCGTGCCCTCGCAGGGCCTGTGGCTGCTGGGGCTGCGCGACGGCAAGGTCCTGGAGGCCCACGTGGAGGCCAAGGAGCCGCGGGCCCTGCGAGCCCCCGAGCGGCGGCCGGCCCGCGTGGGCCTCTACCTCAGCTTCTCGGACGGCGTGCTCGCCTTCTACGACGCCAGCGACGCGGACGCGCTGGAGCCGCTCTTCGCCTTCCACGAGCGCCTGCCCGGGCCCGTGTTCCCGTTCTTCGACGTGTGCTGGCACGACAAGGGCAAGAACGCGCAGCCGCTGCTGCTCGTGGGGCCTGGCGGCGAGGAGGCCTGA